ATTATCCCCATACGTGCACCCGATATGCAGCGTGACGTTCGCCGCCTGCGCGAAACTGTGCAGGCCATGCGTGATCATCTCCGTGCTCAGATCACCGATCTTCTCGCGCCGGAAACCGATGTTGATCACGGACCAGGGGCGCGAGGAGAGGTCGATGACGGCCCACGAGAGGGCTTCGTCGAGGGGAGCGTCGCCGCGGCCGAAGCGGGCGATTGAGGCGCGCGCGCCGAGGGCTTGTGTGAAGGCGCTGCCGAGCGCGAGGAAGGTGTCTTCTGTTGTGTGGTGGTCGTCGACTATCCATTACCCACTATTAGTATATATGCGGATGTAcagaggagagggaggggaggaggtGACGCACTGTACAGATCACCCTTAGCCCTCACAGCCAAACTCCACCCGGAATGCTTCGCCAGCGCATGCAGCATATGATCCAAGAAGCCTATCCCCGTGCTGATAGTGATCTGCTGTGTGGCCGTGAACTGTGTCGCGTGCGCGGCATCCTTCTGCGGGATTATGCCGTGTTTCGcggcttctgcttcttgggGATCGGTGGGGGAGGGGAAGTGGTCGGAGGGTTCGTAGGCGGGGAGCACGCCGCCgtcgagggagagggagactTGGATTTTGGTCTCATTGGTTGTGCGAGAGATAGACGCTGTGCGAGGGGTGAAGGGCATGATGGCGGTTGTTTGGCTTTCGGGTTTGAAGGAGAAGGTGATTGTATGTGGGGGAATTCTTAGGACTCCCTTTTGATACAATTGAAAATTCGAATTGGAGGAACGTGATTCGTCCCGCATGGCGGAGCGGGGGGATTTTGATCCGGCTGCGTCATGTCGGAGTTCATGCCGGAGttcatacggagtacagagtacagtgaGTACAAAACCCTGGATGAAATCAATTGTCTGGCTGGCCCAGTATCTATTATTGTCTGTTATTCCTCCATCTGTTTATAGAGAACTTATCATTTATCCTGATACGCGCCTGATCAATACTGCTATTCCGTACCTCCGCCGGTATCTCGGGATTTGCTTTATTGAGCTCTATTTTCCAAGTACACGGACGAAATCACATAACACTACTACTCAGACGAAATGCCTCCCCCGTCAGACCAAAGAGCAGACATCGAACCCCCGGAGGAAATCACCACAGAAGCCGTCAAGGGTTTCTTAGCTGGTGCATTTCGGGTACGCTCATTCCAACATACTCCTACAGAATTGGAACTAATAGTCGCAGTATggctccatctccatccttgCGCATATGATCATGATCCTCCCTCATCCCTTCACATTCGCAACCAACGCCGGCCCGCCACAACCACATCAACCAGGTTCACAACCACGAGCACGGAAACCACCCCCCTTCACAAAGGAATACTTCCGCGCGCGCTTCCTCCACAGACCCCTCGAAGGCTTCTCGGAGTGGATCTCCCCGACCGCCCGGGTATACCAGGGCCTCACTCCGCAGTTCAAGGTGTTTTTGCAGATCGCAGCGATGACGTTGGGCGGGTGCGTGTGGGCGGAGAGACGGGTGGCGGAGTATATTGATTTTATGCGTAAGGTGAAGCGGGTGCAGAGAGTTACTGCTGAACGGGAGAGCTTGGTTAGTGGTAGGTAGGTGAGCTGCCAGGGTAGTCTACAGGGTCTGGACTGGCAGGTGTTCTAATTTGAGCATGGCCAAAGTACGTGTATATAGTAGGGTCAGCACGGATAATTGGATGGATACGGTTGCGGAAACGGAAGAGGACTCCGATGTCTACGGAGCTTTGAACTATTGCAACGTAGATGGGGCGAGACATTAATAATGAGTCGCCTCACTGCGCTCCACCTTGGAGTTATAGTGGTATAGTTGTATGATGCGTAGTGCTAAAGAGTAGGATGGTGTACGTAGGAGCTGTCGCAACATGGTTACTATAGTATTGCTTGCAGCTGCCAATGCAAATATTGGCCGTCTGGAAACCGGATCTATCCATGGAACTATGTGGAGCGAAATTAATATGGAGGATTGCCGGTGGTTGTTTCAAGAGGAACTGGAGTTTGCGAGACAACGTTAATGGGAATAGAATAGGAACATGCAAAGTATGTACGAAGTACTTGTAAAGTGTGCTCTAGCTATCTGTAGTACTATCGTATGCGTCTCATTACTCTGTACAAGGTACTCGTAGAGTATCCCGCTTGACATCATTTGATCTGCGTGGATCTGATTTTCTCcggatttctttttctccccttttccttttcctctgTCTCACTTGGTTactttcttctctctacTTTCTCTCCTCCGTGTGTTTCTCGGGTGCTggtctctctctcttcgcCGTTTTcgtctcttcttttcccttttccgTCGTTTTGCTACTGTTTTATTGATTGTTCTGCGGGCCGTTACAATCCTACTCTACTCTACAATCccattctctttcttccctcaTTCTTTCTTCTAATGGCGCCTTGACGGTCTGCTGTAAGTGTTCTTTTTCCCGTGCTCTCTCCGTGTCGCTGGTGGAGATTTTGGTTCCAAACCTGCCTCACCATTCCATCCCCAAcactcttcttttttctcacACTTCATCTACTTTAATATTCACAATGGACCTAGGCTAATCCTGCAGGAACCTTCTGTACATATTTCCATCCCAGTACATACAGTACATACTCCCCGGTCGATGTGACCTGCCGGCCTCTCCTACCATTGTCACCGCTCGCTGTCCTtttgtgtttttttttttgtttttcctTGGTCCAATTGGTTTGGTTGAATTGAGTTTTTTGTCCTTttcgtcttttttctttccctctcttctACAGGACTCCCGTCATGGCCGACAGTTAtggcagaaaagaaagaagaaaaagtcTCAGCGTGTTCAATCCTTCGTCCACGGCCGCTAACTTAACCGCTTCCCTCTCCCACGATCGCTCCCCTTCCGACGAAACCCATGTTCTGAAGAAACGAAAAAACCGTCGCAACTCCGTCTTCTTTGGCGGCAACCGAAATGTCAGTCCCCAGCCTCAGAATCTGGCGGCGTCCGCGACTGCAGATGCCGAAATAGCAGCATGGGCCGCCTCCATGGCCTCCTCCACTCCCCCGGAGGCCGTCGCTCGTCCCCGACGGAAATCGCTACAGAAAAAACGCACCTCCGTTTTCGGGTCTCTCCGGTCGCTACACTCGTTCGAGAACGACGATGACACCAAGTCCACCGGGCGCTCCAAGAATTCTTCCGGGGATGACGACGATGCCTCCGCCGCACGGACATGTATGATTGGGAATATGGTTCTACATCATGGCGAGGTTCAAACCACTGGTGGCATGTGGAGGAAAAAGAGCCAATTTCTCGTCCTTACCAACACCCATCTCGTCCGTTTCAAGAGCCAGAAGAAAGCCGCTGAAGCCTTCCCGTCCATTCCTGCCTCCTTCGAACGCCCGAATACCTCGAGTAACCTGCAACACCACCGGCAGTCCATAGCCTCTGTCAGTTCGATTCAAGATGCGCAATTGTCCGCCGCCGCAGATACCTCCGTCGGCATCCCCCTGAATAGTATTATCGCCGTCTACATGCTGGACGATGGGAGATTCTCGTCCACGGTTGAGCTCGCCTACGTTGACGACCGCACTCACAAGGCCGCCTTCGTGCAGATGCAAACGCCCGAGATCCAGGAATTGAATCTGTGGATGGTGGGAATTCGTTCGGCAGCTGAGATGACTCGCATGTCCGATCCATTGCCCTTTGGCCAGAGAACCATCGAGCATGTTGCGCGAATACTAGAGTACGAGCGGGATTACGACCCGGAGACATTTCGCATGTTCCGTGTTATTCAGATGGCCTCCAGCGGTGTCAGCAGTGGTAGCATGCATGGGAGCACTGGGAGCAGCAGCGGCAAATATCCGGCCCGGACGTCGTCTGAAGATATCACCAAGCTTTCCCCTACCGGCTGCTATCTCGCCCTTGGATCGCACAAGCTGCACCTGATCCCGTTTCAGCAGAAACCGACCCACCGTGGTTCCGTGGTTTCCTTGCCGGATATGGAATCTGCATCGTCATTTGGGCTGATGAACCTTACGTCGCTGTCAATGGAGTGGGGAGACGATAGCCTTCACCTGACTTTCCGGGTCCCGCTTCGCAAGCCCTTTTCGATCTTCCTGGCCTCGGTGCATTCGCTGGAAATTGCCTTCTGGATAAGGCAGCATACCGAATTCTTGCGGCCGCTTTGGATCAGACAACCCTTCGATTTCATTGTTCCCCGCGACCTCGATGACGAAAGCATCTTTCCTCCTGTGACGCTCGATGAGGACTATGGCTGTTTCGACCGGACGCTGGTTGCGTACTCCGCCAGTTATGATATCGATACATCCAATATCCGTTACACCATCGACATGCAGTGTGAGGATGCGCCGTGTTTCAAGCTTCTGCCCCCGGCATATACGAATCGCCAGAAGTACACATCCCTGGAGTTGATTGCCGTTTTGCGGGCGTTGCGTTACAACGAGTCCTTCCGGTCGATCTCGTTCAACCGTGTCAGTCTGGATGCGCTGCAAGGCATTCGCGATCTGCACGGTGTGGATAAGGATGCCCGCCTGACTCGCGCGGGCTCACCGGTTAGCATCCCCGGGCAGGAGAATCTGTCGGTGCTGTCACAGGAGATTCGGGCTCTGACCCTGAAGAGCAAATATCTCCGGCGCATGGATTTCTCGTATTCTCTCAGTCGGGTACCTCAGTCGAACAGTGAGAGTCATGACCCCGGCTGTGGTATTCCAGAGGCTATCTTCCCCGTCTGCCGGCGGGAGCTTACGAGCGTGGACTGGGTAGTGCTCAACGGGATCAAGCTTGGTGACTCTGACCTTGACTACCTTGTCGACGCAGCTTCCCAGAGATCAAGTCATCTGCGGGCTCTGGAAGTGGGCAACTGCGGCTTGTCGGTTCACGACATTGATCTACTTCTGTCGACCATTGTCGCTCAGGAGTCGACGCTGGAAGCGATTGACATCTCCGGAGTGCAGGGTCGCCTGAATCCGTATGTGCTGCAGCAGTACATTGGCTACTTTAGTCAAATCAGGAAGATCAATTTGTCGCGTATCTCCCGAACCTCAGGACCTGAACCGCTTATCACGGCAGAAACGCTTTTCCACTGGCAACTTGATGAGTTATCATTGAGCCAGACACCCGTGAACACGCAGACCGTGGATGCAATTGCCATTTACTTGGCGAGTAAGCAGTCGTTAGGATTGCGGGTGCTTCATCTCGATCAATGCGGACTGAACGGACAAGATGTGGCTGTGCTTCTGCATGCGATTGCTTCAGCGAGCGAAACACCACGCGAGCTTCATATGTACGTTAACGAAAACCGTCTCGACAATGGCTGCATCCAACTGTTTAAAGCCATTGGTCAGAACGAGACCCCGTCGCATCTGTCGATGAGAATGATCGACTtcaaggaggagaagcagTTTCGGCTTCTCGTGGACGCGCTTCGCAAGAATCGCTCGCTGCGGTTCCTGGATATCTCCAAGGCGTCGCTTCCGTATGATGCGGGGCCGGATACGTGCAAGTCGCTGCAGGCGATGTTTGAGGAGAACGATACGCTGGAAGACCTGGATATCAGTGGGGACAGCGCGCATTTGGATGTGGCCCGGTTTGGCATTGGACTCAACCTGGCATTGACTGGTTTGAAACTGAACAAGTCTCTGAAGGTGCTGAGGATTGAGCATCAGAGGCTTGGTCTGCAGGGCGCAAACACTCTGTCGTCGGTCCTAGAGGACAACACCAGCCTCCGTGAGATTTACTGCGAGAGCAATGATATCAATCTGCAGTCTTTCACGGTCCTGGTCAATGGCCTGCAGCGAAACCGGTCCTTGTTAAGTCTCTCGTGCATGGATCGAGACCGGGCCCAATCGCTGAATAAGCTGCGCCGGGAAATTGAGGGGTTGAAACGGGAAGTTAACTATGCCCAGAGCTCCGCGTCAAGCTCGATCCGACGGTCTCTCCACGCGGCTGTGACTGTGGGTCATGCAGCGGTTGGGAACAAGCTGACCAAGAATCCGCCGCCGGCCGGCCACCACCGCAGTGGGACCatgtcctcttcttcggtgGCCCCGCAGGTTCTGGACCATGATGTCGATTTTGTCTTGCAGTCTCTCCACCGAAAATGGGATGCAGAGGTTGTGCGTCTGCGACGGTATCTGTTTCGCAATTACAACATTGCCAgtgggatggatgatgagcctGCGGTTGAAGGTGACGACGCTTACAGCGATGGACGACCAAATACCGCAGCAAGCTTGGGGACAATGTTGGAGAACCTCAAATTCGAAGTCACCGTCTCTGCGGACGAGTTGCCCAACGTCCAGCAAGCATCACCGCCACCCCCAACGGCATCGACCATGGCAGAAGACGACGTGGAAACACCAAAGGCTGCTCCTGGCACCCACCTGGATATCTTCGACAGTCTGGATGCTGAGCCGACTGGTATAATGTTGGACCAGCGACAGCGTCCCCAGACCGCTCCCTACTTCGCACCTGAATACGCACCCACCTCTTCCGCACGATTGGCCGTTCCTGTTCCCGCAGTGCCACCCACAGTCGTCAAGCCCGGCAGTGTTCGGAGTGCCCGCAGCTCAAGTCTTGTATCGTCCAGTACTGGTACTGCCGCGAGTTCACGGAGCACCTACGGTACTGCGTCATCAGCACTAAAGGGCTTTCTCGGTTCAAGCGCATCCAAGGAACGACGCAAGATTGAAAAAATGAGACCCGGGCTCTGTGTGTCGAATGACAAGGCCCCGCAGCTGGACTGGGCTCCTCCTAAACTTGACTGGGCGCCTCCCAAGGTTGACATGGGAGGTTTTCAGTGAAATCTGGACATgacttttttcttcttctttgtaCAGCATGGTGTTCCTTTTGTCAAGGGGCACACCTTCCGACAGGACTTTCGGTCTACATACTTTCTTATGTCCTAAGATGACTGACGATCACATCTAAGTTCAACACGAAACCGTCGAccactttttcttttgattcTTATCGATCTTGACTGACATGTGTCAATCTGTCTATGCTTTTACATTTCTTTGTGTCTTCTCAAGGGATGTCTATTCGGACATTCCCGACCTCTTATCTTGGATACGATACGAGGCATTGCATTCATATTACCGTCCTTTgctatttcttttttctttcccttttctctttttcatcACGGCCAGCAGGCGTTTCACAGTTTCTTTTACAGCACAGGATATACCAACTTTGTATCTTGTACCGATTAAGCGGCGCACGTGGGATTTATTAGTTTTTATTTGGTTGTTCGATTGGTTGGATGGGTGCTTAGGGCTAGATCCAAGGATTGAGGCGTTCCTTATCTTTTCTATTTGTTTGTTATGTATGGATTTGGGGggtttcctttttctgattctgatcttttttttatttcgcTTCATTTCATTTCTCCCTGCCAATACGATATTGGAGGAGGCGGGTCCTAATTGATAATTTGATAGATTTATTCAAGAAGAGAGAACATACATTTGCATACAGAGGCCAGCCAGGTTACTTCGTTCTAAGTATTCGTACACATAATATAGAACTGTTAAGTCCCCACGAATCCTTCTGCAGCTGTTGAATCTGAAACTAGAATGCCTTGTTGGCGAAGAAATGAAATTGGGCAGGATAGTCGCTTGGTCCTGCGCTCGATCTAGTTCCTATGAGTTGTGGCCTTGAATAGTGGAAACCAAGACCGGAAGGTGTGCGTGCAGACAACTAAGCATGATGTCTCATTCATAGAGGTAACGTTTCAACGGGCAGCTCCTTATACGAACGAGGAGGGATATCTTATCACCTGTGTCAAATTAGCAAGAGTATCTTCGACTGGGACAGAGAGAGTATTGTGACTTTCGAAAGGGTAGATAGCTCAGCGCCGTAATTTTTAGAAACCCTAAGAAAGATTGCTCGTGGGTAAGTCCCTTATCCAAGCATATCTTCACGAGGGCTTCAAACATG
This sequence is a window from Aspergillus chevalieri M1 DNA, chromosome 5, nearly complete sequence. Protein-coding genes within it:
- the his3 gene encoding imidazoleglycerol-phosphate dehydratase HIS3 (COG:E;~EggNog:ENOG410PG7P;~InterPro:IPR020565,IPR038494,IPR020568,IPR000807;~PFAM:PF00475;~go_function: GO:0004424 - imidazoleglycerol-phosphate dehydratase activity [Evidence IEA];~go_process: GO:0000105 - histidine biosynthetic process [Evidence IEA]) — translated: MPFTPRTASISRTTNETKIQVSLSLDGGVLPAYEPSDHFPSPTDPQEAEAAKHGIIPQKDAAHATQFTATQQITISTGIGFLDHMLHALAKHSGWSLAVRAKGDLYIDDHHTTEDTFLALGSAFTQALGARASIARFGRGDAPLDEALSWAVIDLSSRPWSVINIGFRREKIGDLSTEMITHGLHSFAQAANVTLHIGCTYGDNDHHRAESAFKALAVAVRTACARRGEGEVGAGDIVSTKGVL
- a CDS encoding uncharacterized protein (COG:S;~EggNog:ENOG410PXS5;~InterPro:IPR038882), translating into MPPPSDQRADIEPPEEITTEAVKGFLAGAFRYGSISILAHMIMILPHPFTFATNAGPPQPHQPGSQPRARKPPPFTKEYFRARFLHRPLEGFSEWISPTARVYQGLTPQFKVFLQIAAMTLGGCVWAERRVAEYIDFMRKVKRVQRVTAERESLVSGR
- a CDS encoding uncharacterized protein (COG:S;~EggNog:ENOG410PJT0;~InterPro:IPR001849,IPR032675) — its product is MADSYGRKERRKSLSVFNPSSTAANLTASLSHDRSPSDETHVLKKRKNRRNSVFFGGNRNVSPQPQNLAASATADAEIAAWAASMASSTPPEAVARPRRKSLQKKRTSVFGSLRSLHSFENDDDTKSTGRSKNSSGDDDDASAARTCMIGNMVLHHGEVQTTGGMWRKKSQFLVLTNTHLVRFKSQKKAAEAFPSIPASFERPNTSSNLQHHRQSIASVSSIQDAQLSAAADTSVGIPLNSIIAVYMLDDGRFSSTVELAYVDDRTHKAAFVQMQTPEIQELNLWMVGIRSAAEMTRMSDPLPFGQRTIEHVARILEYERDYDPETFRMFRVIQMASSGVSSGSMHGSTGSSSGKYPARTSSEDITKLSPTGCYLALGSHKLHLIPFQQKPTHRGSVVSLPDMESASSFGLMNLTSLSMEWGDDSLHLTFRVPLRKPFSIFLASVHSLEIAFWIRQHTEFLRPLWIRQPFDFIVPRDLDDESIFPPVTLDEDYGCFDRTLVAYSASYDIDTSNIRYTIDMQCEDAPCFKLLPPAYTNRQKYTSLELIAVLRALRYNESFRSISFNRVSLDALQGIRDLHGVDKDARLTRAGSPVSIPGQENLSVLSQEIRALTLKSKYLRRMDFSYSLSRVPQSNSESHDPGCGIPEAIFPVCRRELTSVDWVVLNGIKLGDSDLDYLVDAASQRSSHLRALEVGNCGLSVHDIDLLLSTIVAQESTLEAIDISGVQGRLNPYVLQQYIGYFSQIRKINLSRISRTSGPEPLITAETLFHWQLDELSLSQTPVNTQTVDAIAIYLASKQSLGLRVLHLDQCGLNGQDVAVLLHAIASASETPRELHMYVNENRLDNGCIQLFKAIGQNETPSHLSMRMIDFKEEKQFRLLVDALRKNRSLRFLDISKASLPYDAGPDTCKSLQAMFEENDTLEDLDISGDSAHLDVARFGIGLNLALTGLKLNKSLKVLRIEHQRLGLQGANTLSSVLEDNTSLREIYCESNDINLQSFTVLVNGLQRNRSLLSLSCMDRDRAQSLNKLRREIEGLKREVNYAQSSASSSIRRSLHAAVTVGHAAVGNKLTKNPPPAGHHRSGTMSSSSVAPQVLDHDVDFVLQSLHRKWDAEVVRLRRYLFRNYNIASGMDDEPAVEGDDAYSDGRPNTAASLGTMLENLKFEVTVSADELPNVQQASPPPPTASTMAEDDVETPKAAPGTHLDIFDSLDAEPTGIMLDQRQRPQTAPYFAPEYAPTSSARLAVPVPAVPPTVVKPGSVRSARSSSLVSSSTGTAASSRSTYGTASSALKGFLGSSASKERRKIEKMRPGLCVSNDKAPQLDWAPPKLDWAPPKVDMGGFQ